In Planctobacterium marinum, the DNA window CATGCTCAAACATTTGTTTTTCCAGTCGCGCTATTTCTGCCATTAGTGACTTAGGATCAAGATTATATTGTCCCGGCGGCTCCGCAGCTAACTCATGGGTTGTCCCTTCGCCATCACTGCCCATGTCCATCACATCAGTCACTGGCTTGTGCAGCGGCTGTGGTGTTATGCCGTTTTCTTCGTTAAAGGCTTCTTGTTTTTCGCGGCGACGATTAGTTTCGTCTATGGCTCGTTGCATGGAGCCTGTTATGGAATCGGCGTACAGGATAGCCTTGCCATTGATATTTCGAGCGGCACGACCAATGGTTTGAATCAATGAACGATCGGAGCGAAGGAAGCCTTCTTTATCGGCATCCAAAATCGCAACCAAACTCACCTCTGGCATATCCAGGCCTTCCCGCAACAGGTTGATCCCCACCAGTACATCAAATTTTCCTAAGCGCAAATCCCGAATAATTTCCATCCGCTCAACGGTATCAATGTCAGAGTGCAAATAACGCACCTTAACCTGATGCTCATTCAGATAATCGCTAAGATCCTCAGCCATACGTTTTGTCAGTGTCGTCACTAAGACCCGTTCGTTAACCTTCACCCGCTTGTGAATTTCAGACAATAAATCATCAACCTGGGTGCCCACCGGACGGATTTCTAGTTCTGGATCCACCAATCCTGTAGGCCTGACCACCTGCTCTACCACATCACCAGATGATTTCTCCAGTTCGTATTTGCCCGGCGTCGCGGAAACATAAATAGTTTGTGGGCTGAACGTCTCAAATTCTTCAAATTTGAGTGGGCGATTATCCAATGCCGAAGGCAAACGAAAACCATACTCCACCAGCGTTTCTTTTCGGGATCGGTCGCCTTTGTACATGGCACCGATTTGCGACACCGTTACGTGGGATTCATCAATGAACATCAAACCATCAGCGGGAAAATAGTCAATTAATGTTGGCGGCGGCTCACCGGGGTCTCTCCCCGACAAGTAACGACTGTAGTTTTCGATACCAGAGCAATAACCCAGTTCTGTCATCATCTCAATATCAAACTGGGTACGCTGGGTAATACGCTGCTCTTCAATCAGTTTGTTAACTTCTTTGAGCTGAGCTTGTCTTTCTTTTAGCTCTACCTTAATACGCTCAATAGCAGCCAGGATTTTTTCTCTGGGCGTAACGTAATGGGTTTTAGGGAATACTGTCGCTCTGGCCACTTGTTTTTCAATAGTGCCAGTAAGGGGATCGAACAGTTGAATACGCTCGATTTCTTCATCAAACAATTCGACTCTGACCCCTTGTTTTTCAGAATCCGCAGGGAAAATGTCAATGACATCGCCACGTACTCTAAAGGTACCCCGTTCAAAGTTAACGTCGTTGCGCTTGTATTGCAGCTCTGCAAGGCGACGTAATATATCTCGCTGATCCATAATGTCGCCTTGACGCAAATGCAACAGCATTTTCATGCAAGACTCAGGGTCGCCCAAACCATATATAGCAGAGACACTGGAGACAATCACAACATCTCGCCTCTCCATCAAGGCTTTGGTAGCCGACAAGCGCATCTGCTCAATATGATCATTAATAGACGCGTCTTTTTCTATAAAGGTGTCGGTGGTGGGAACATAGGCTTCTGGCTGGTAGTAATCATAATAAGACACAAAATACTCAACCGCGTTATTGGGAAAAAACTCCTTCATCTCTCCATAGAGCTGCGCAGCCAATGTCTTGTTGTGGGCCAGAATGAGTGTTGGCCGCTGCACCTTTTCAATGATGTTAGCCATAGTGAAAGTTTTACCTGACCCCGTAACACCCAACAAGGTTTGATGGGCAAGGCCATAACCTAAACCTTCTACTAACGCGTCGATTGCTTGCGGTTGGTCGCCCGCCGGTTGATATTTAGATTTGAGCTCGAATCCTCTGGTCATGATGCTGTATCACTTATCCCCGTATCATTGCTGGAAATTGAATCCATTTCTTCGTTGAGCAGTTTTCTGAACCAGAGAAACGCCACAGTAGCCGTGAGGAAATTAGCTAATACGCCCATCCAAAACATCCCCTTGAGTTCAAATAACAAACTGCCTAACCACGAGATCGGTACGAAGAATACGAACAATCTGATCACACTTAATAACAGTGCGCTCATCGGCTTGTGCATAGCGTTAAAAGAAGAATTGGTGAGAATGATAATCCCCTGTAAACCGTAGCCGATCGGCACAATCATCAAGAATAACTGAATGAGATTAACGACTTCTTTTTCCTGAGCAAAAATTTGTGCAATAAACGGCGCTAAAAACCACATAACCAGGAAGACCGCGAACTGCCAAAACAGAACAAACTTGAGACATATCACATAAGCGTCTTTTACCCGGTTGATCTTTGAGGCACCATAATTCTGACTTATAAATGGTGGTAAGGTCATAGACAAAGCTAGTATCATGATGCTGGCAATAGACTCAATGCGCCCCCCTACTCCCCAGGAAGCCACAGCAGCCGAGCCGTAACCTGCCACTATCGCTGTCATGACTCCGTTGGCTATAGGGGTCAACATATTTGCTCCGGCAGCAGGTACGCCAATCTTTAAGATATTACGGCTGTATTCTCTCAGCTCTGAGAAACTCAGCATTCTTGGCATAATCAACTTGCGTTTAAAAGCCAATAAATGAATGATTTGTCCACTCCCTATTGCCCAAGCAATAAGCGTGGCCAAAGCAGCACCTTGAATCCCCATAGCGGGAATGGGACCCCATCCAAAAATCAGTATCGGATCGAGAATGGCATTGATGGCTCCGCCTAAGGCCATAATCATACTGGGTGTTTTGGTATCGCCATTGGCTCTGAGTACAGCATTGCCCACCATTGGTAACGACAAAAAGATTCCAGCACCGTACCAAACTAACATGTAATCTTTGATATAGGGCATTTCCGCTTCCGATGCCCCAAGCAGGGTAAAAATAGGCTCTATCGAGATAAACCCAATAATTGCCAGAACAGACGCCATAATGAAAGATAGTATTAACGCGCCAGTGCCGACCCCGTGGGCCGTGCTTTTATCGCCAGCGCCCATTAGACGAGCTATGGTGGCAGAAGTACCAATCCCCAAGCCAATGTTAAGACTAATAACGGTAAAGGTAACAGGAAAAGTAAAACTAATTGCAGCAAGCTGTTCAGTACCTAGCAAACTAACGAAAAAAGTATCCACTAGTCCAAATGTCATCAGTAAGATCATGCCGTAAACGACGGGTATAGTCATCGTTTTCAGGGTTGAGTGGATATTCCCTTCTAATAAATTGGGGGCTCTTGAGGCATTGGACACTATATGGCTACTCGTTATTTTGGTAATGGAAGTTTGGGGCTTAGTTTAGATGTCGAATATTGACCAGTTTAACGACCGTTATATTCTTTGCTCAGCCAGAATTGCGGGTTAGTTTACTTTATGGTGTCAGGATAGGCTACGCCGTGTTCAGAATAGTTTGTAACTTTTTTTTGTCGACTTATCGGTTCACGGCTAATTAAAATGATGACAAGCCACCAGCCACCGCATCAAAAAATTGCACATTCCGGTTTAACCCAGTGTAATTGTCAAATAAATGTCATATAAATATCTATGTATTTGTTTCAACGAGGCGCTGTTGCAGTCTCCATATCTTTGAAACCGCTTTCATCTTTTCTGATGCCTTAGCCATTTGCAAAACAAAATCAAGCAAAAAAAGTGTATTTTTTTGATTTTTTTTTATTGACTTAACAAATAACACACAAGCTAAAAAACGCTGCTCAAAAATAGACCAGAGCCGGAGTTACAATTCTTAACAAAACCTTAAGTCATTGTTTTAAATAAACTTAAACACTTATTTTGGATTTTTTAAGATAACAACTTGACACGGTACATTGGGGCCTGCGTGCATGTGTTCTAATTTAATTCACATAGTTATCCACAGATTTAGTGGATAACTGTGGATTTCCCAATAAACACGTGATGCTGAAGGTTTTAAGGTAAAAAAAAGGTAAGTTAACACTAACGTTAAGCGGCGCTGAACGTCGTTAACAAATTGTTAATTACTGTATGAAAAAGCAGTACTTGTATAATTTAATAGATCTTTTTTTCATAAATTTGTCATTTTTATAATCGTATTTTGTGGGATACGTTTAACCCACAATTTATAAGTGACAAAAAACAGTCATCTGCCAACTGTTATATGAATGACTTTTCATTTTGGTTTTCATTCCCAGTAATGAACAACAGAACTTTTCGACGATGCATTCTGAATTCACATTAATACGCAGATTAAACCCGATGACAGCACCTTCTTAGGCGAATAAATCAGCGATTGAAAAAATAATTTTGTAATAATATTGACACCTCCCGGTCAGCTCTTTATTATTCGCGTCCGTTGTGACGAGGCGGGTTGTGATGCCCTCAAACTCAAGCTTCATTAGCAACGTAGAAATTAAGTTACGTTCCCCCTTAGCTCAGTTGGTTAGAGCGACGGACTGTTAATCCGCAGGTCCCCCGTTCGAGTCGGGGAGGGGGAGCCACTTAATTTGCCATAAAATGTCTATCTGTTCCCCCTTAGCTCAGTTGGTTAGAGCGACGGACTGTTAATCCGCAGGTCCCCCGTTCGAGTCGGGGAGGGGGAGCCACTCTCTTACTTCTTCGCGTTTTTCTTCAAAAACTTACAATCTCACTATAAAACAGTAATAACCCTATGTTTCATAAGTTGTTTATCTGCTCATAAAACTGGATAATAGACGCCGTTTTTCACCATTCACTCTTTAATCTTTAAAAAGCGCTCATGACTGAATTTCTGCTGCTGCTCTTAAGCACGGTACTAGTGAACAATTTCGTCCTCGTACAGTTTCTCGGTTTATGCCCCTTTATGGGCGTATCCAGTAAGCTGGAGACGGCTATTGGTATGTCAATGGCGACGACTTTTGTATTAACGCTCGCTTCAGTTTGCAGCTACCTGGTAGAACAATACGTCCTGTTTCCATTAGGGCTGACTTACCTGCGCACCCTCAGTTTTATATTAGTGATTGCGGTTGTGGTGCAATTTACCGAAATGGTGGTCAATAAAACCAGCCCTACCCTATATCGCTTGCTGGGTATCTTCTTACCTCTCATTACCACCAACTGCGCGGTATTGGGTGTCGCTTTGTTAAATATTAAAGAGCAACACAGTTTTGTTGAGTCCGTATTGTATGGCTTTGGTGCCGCTATCGGCTTCTCTGTAGTGTTGGTGTTGTTTTCTGCCATGCGAGAACGCCTTGCCGCCGCTGACGTTCCGGTGCCCTTTAAAGGTGCCGCTATTGCGATGGTAACAGCGGGTTTAATGTCACTGGCCTTTATGGGTTTCTCTGGATTGGTTAAGTTTTCTTAGGGAGTCGGTTTGAGTTTTATTGCGATTACACTACTGGCATTACTTTTTGGCGCATTACTTGGCTATGCCGCTATACGTTTTCGTGTTGAGAGCGATCCATTAGTTGATCAGATTGACGAGATATTGCCGCAGACGCAGTGTGGCCAGTGCGGTTATCCCGGCTGTAAGCCCTATGCCGAGGCAATCGCCAATGGTGACGACATCAATAAATGCCCTCCCGGCGGCGAAACCACCATTAAAAAACTCGCAGAGTTAATGGGCGTTGAGGCTAAACCGCTGGACGCAGCCCACGGCGAAGAAGACGTTAAAAAAGTCGCTTACATTCGCGAGGACGAGTGCATCGGCTGTACTAAGTGCATTCAGGCCTGCCCTGTAGATGCCATTGTCGGTGCAACGCGCCAGATGCATACCGTAATCGTTGATGAGTGCACCGGTTGTGATCTCTGTGTCGCCCCCTGCCCTGTAGATTGCATTGATATGGTGCCTGTCAAAGAAACCGAAAAGAACTGGCGCTGGCAACTTAACGCCATCCCGATTAAAGAAGTAAAATAGGGATAATGCCATGCTGACAGACATCATCGCTAAAATAAAAAAAGGCCAATTTTGGCAGTTCCCTGGCGGCGTTAATCCGCCCGGTAAAAAATCCTTATCTAATGAGCAAGAGATTGAGCGCCTTCCTCTGGCAGATAAGCTCTACATACCGGTAAAACAGCATGTTGGTGTTGCCGGTCGAGTCTCAGTTGAAATTAATCAGCGGGTGTTAAAAGGCCAGCAATTAACTCATAGTATGAACCCCTTCGCGGTGCCAGTTCATGCCCCCACTTCCGGCACTATTGTTTCGGTAGAGGACCACGTATCCAACTCCCCTTCCGGTATTGAAGAAAAAACTATTGTGTTACAGCCCGATGGTCAAGAAGAGTGGATCGATCTCAAGCCCCTTTCCGATTATCAATCGTTGCCTCGCGTTTCGCTCGTAGAAGAAATTTGCAGTGCTGGCATCGCCGGAATGGGTGGCGCCGGCTTTCCGGCTCATATCAAGTTGTCTTCGGGTAAAAACATCGAGTTTCTGATCATCAATGGTGTCGAATGCGAACCTTACATTACCTCTGATGATCGACTGATGCGTGAACACGCTTGGCAAATCCGCCAAGGCATCGATGTGCTGTGCCATATTCTCAAGCCACAGCAAGTGCTTATCGCCATCGAAGACAACAAACCTGAAGCCTTTGCAGCGATGGAAATTGCCTTTCAGGACAACAGTAACTATTTGCTTTGCGCGGTAGAAACCAAATATCCCGCTGGCGGCGAAAAGCAGCTTATTCAGGTGCTTACCGGTAAAGAAGTGCCATCAAGAGGCTTACCGGTAGACATTGGCATTATTATGCACAATGTCGGTACCTGCTTTGCAATTGCGGATGCAGTATTCAGTGGTAAACCCCTGATAGAAAGAGTAGTAACCCTGACTGGAGAAGCGATTGAGCGCCCACAAAACGCCTGGTTGCCAATCGGCACACCAGTGGGGCATGCCATTGAGCAAGCCAGTTATATAAGCGAGAAGCAGGCGCAAAGGCGCATCATTATGGGTGGCCCTATGATGGGTTATACCTTGCATTCGGATCTGGTGCCGGTGGTAAAAACCACTAACTGTTTATTAGTTCCCGCCGACACTGAAATGCCCACACCGGGAGAGGAGCTGCCCTGCATTCGCTGTGGAGCCTGTGCCGATGCGTGTCCAGCTGGTTTATTGCCACAACAATTGCACTGGCACGCACAAAGTAAAGAATTCGACAAAGCCAAAGAGCTCAACTTGTTTGACTGTATAGAATGTGGAGCCTGTGCTTTTGTCTGTCCCAGCAATATTCCGCTGGTACATTCTTATCGAAGTGCCAAAGCAGAAATTCGCATCCAGGAAGACGAGGCACTGAAAGCGTCCAAAGCCAAAGAGCGCTTTGAAGCCCGGAATGCCCGCTTAGAAAAAGAAAAACAAGAACGAGAAGAAAAAGCCCGTCAAAGTGCAGCAGCCCGTGCTGAGCGGCAGAAAAAGAAAGAAAATCAACCCGACAAGCCCGAAGCCGGCACTGCGAATGATCGCGTCGCTGCTGCGCTGGCTCGTGCCAAGGCTAAAAAAGCGCAACAACAAACTGAAACGGCTTCGCAGCAAAACGAAGCAGCGGATGTACAAAGCAGCCTTACGCCATCGGATCAGCAAGACAGAGTTGCGGCAGCTATCGCCAGAGCAAAAGCCAAAAAAGCGCAACAAGCCCAGGCCACAAACGCTGAAGATGAACAGCCAAGCACCTCGCAAACCGATGCAGTAAAAGACACAGCCGACGCTCGCAGCCCTGAGCCCAAAGACGTCACTGAGCCCAAAGACGGCGCTGAAGTGAATCCGGAAGAGGATAAAAAAGCCCGAGTTGCAGCCGCGATAGCACGAGCCAAAGCGAAAAAACTGCAAAACAGTGCTGCAAGCAGTACTCCATCTTCAGCATCTGATAAAGCAGAAGAGCAACAACCAGAACTTGTACTGGAAGAGCCCGGTTCAGACAACACTGCTTCGGATGAAACAGTAAAAGCAGAAATCTCCAAACAGGATAAAATTGCCGCGGCTATCGCCAGGGCTAAAGCCAAAAAAGCTGCCAGAGCCCAATCTGACAATAACACCGATGACGAGAACTAACCCGTTATGAAATTATTCCTTGCCAGTTCTCCACATTTACGCCAGAAACGCAGCACCCAGGAAATCATGCAGCTGGTTATGCTGTTTGCGGTACCGGGTATCGCGGTGCAAACCTGGTTCTTTGGCTTTGGTACCTTAATCAATATTCTTATCGCCTGTCTTGTGGCCGTTGTTACCGAAGTGCTCATACTTGAGCTGCGCAAAAAGAATTTTGAACTGGCCGTTAAAGACTCCAGTGCCCTTGTCACAGCACTGCTTCTTGGTATATCCATTCCGCCATTCGCACCCTGGTGGATGACAGCCATTGGCGCTTTTTTTGCGATTGCTATCGCCAAACAGTTATACGGTGGTTTGGGTTTTAATCTGTTTAACCCGGCAATGACAGCTTATGTGGTGTTGTTGATCTCCTTTCCGGTACAGATGACTGCCTGGGCTCCGGTGATGGAACTGTCGCAGATAAGTCATAACCTGATGGATGCGCTATCCATCACCTTTACCGGCTATACCACGGAAGGCTACAGCGTCTTGCAACTGAGAACCAACATTGATGGCTTTACCATGGCCACCCCGCTGGATGAAATTAAAAATCAGCTGAACAAGGGCCTCACTGTGCCAGAAATTACCAGCTCTGCCCTTTTTATCGACGCAGGTAACATTGCGGCGGGTTTCGGCAAAGGCTGGTTCTGGATCAATATCGCCTTTTTACTGGGCGGCTTTTTATTGTTGCAATTTAATCTGATCAACTGGCATCTCCCGGTAGGCATGTTGGCAGGTTTGGGGCTCCCTGCACTACTGGCATGGCTTGTTTCGCCTGATACCAACGTATCACCGCTGCTGCATTTATTCAGCGGGGGGACTATGTTAGGTGCATTTTTTATCATCACCGATCCGGTCACAGCCGCCACCAGTAACAAAGGACGAATAATCTTTGGTTTTGGGGTTGGGCTGTGGGTTTACATCATTCGCACTTGGGGTGGCTATCCAGATGCCATCGCTTTCTCGGTATTGCTAATGAACATGTGTGTTCCGGTCATAGACTATTACACACGCCCAAGAACCTATGGCCACAACCAGCAATCAAGTGCTCAGCGCAAGAGCGGGAGTAATAAATGATTAAGGGTATTTCCAGAAATGGGGCGATTCTGGGTGGTTTTACGCTTGCTACCACCATGCTAATTGCCATCACTCATTGGGTTACTTCGCCGGTTATTGCCAAACAAGTGCAAAGCAAAGCGCTGCAAACCATCACCGAGGTCTTTCCAGCAAACTATTGGGACAACGCCATTGCTCAAAACTGCACAGTGCTTAACTCTCCCGCTGGCGATGAATACAAAATCTATCGCAGCTTTCTCAATCAACAACCCTCAGGTTTAGTGATAGAAGCCGTTACTAAACAAGGCTATGGTGGCAATATCAAATATCTGGTTTCTGTGATCGATAACAGTAAAATCGGTGGTGTGAGGGTACTGGAGCACAAGGAAACGCCGGGATTAGGAGATAAAATTGAACTGCGCATCAGTGATTGGATCCACGCCTTCGATAACCAGGCCACAGCTGCCGTTAGCCGCCCTGATTGGGCAGTGAAAAAAGATGGCGGTCGTTTCGATCAGTTTACCGGTGCCACTATCACCCCTCGTGCCCTTGTCAACGGTGTAAAAGACACAGTCACTTTCGTACAGGAAAACTACCAGGCGATATTTGATTTGCCAAACCAATGCAACGCCGCAAAGGACACCGCCAATGACTGAATATCAACAACTGACCTGGCAAGGTTTGTGGAAGAATAATGCCGCATTAGTGCAATTATTGGGATTGTGCCCGTTACTTGCCGTAACCAGCTCGGTGGTGAACGCCCTTGGCTTAGGTATTGCCACTACCTTGGTATTGATCGGCTCCAACTGCACTGTATCTTTGGTGCGAAACCTGGTTCCTAATGAAATTCGAATTCCAGTGTTTGTGTTAGTTATTGCCACCTTTGTGACAATCGTTGAATTGTTGATGCAGGCCTATACCTATAGCCTCTATCAAGCATTAGGGATATTCATTCCATTAATCGTAACCAACTGCGCCATTATCGGCCGTGCGGAAGCCTACGCGTCAAAAAATCCGCTGAAACAATCCGCCTACGACGGTTTCATTATGGGTATGGGCTTTTTAATCGTGTTGGTGCTATTAGGTGCCATGCGTGAATTATTAGGAAATGGTACCCTGTTTGACGGCATGCATTTATTGCTGGGTGAATGGGCGCGCAGTCTGAAGTTAGAGATCTTCACCACAGACAGTCCATTCCTGTTAGCGATTTTACCGCCCGGTGCATTTTTGGGTATGGGACTGTTAATCGCGCTGAAAAACCTGCTCAATGATCGCGTTGAAAATGCAGTGGAAGGCCCGCAGACGCAAAAAGAAGTAACCCGTGCCCGAGTCACCAGCGACGCCTGATTAACTCTCTCAAATTGAAGATATAAAGCATGACCCCAAGCCTGTCAAAACAAGAAAAAGTAAAGGCCATTGTTGCCATCCTTGATGAGCTCTATCCAGAAGTGCCGATTCCATTGGATCACAAAGATCCTTACACCCTGTTGGTGGCCGTATTGTTGTCGGCACAATGCACGGATGAAAGAGCCAATCAAATCACGCCAAAACTTTTTGCCAGAGCTGATAACCCATACGACATGGTGATGCTTAGCATTGATGAAATTAAAGAGATCATCAAACCCTGCGGCCTGTCCCCCATGAAATCCAAAGGCATCTGGCACCTGTCAGATATGATCATCAAACAACACAACGGCCAAGTTCCAGCAGACTTCAAAGCCCTGGAAGCCATGCCCGGTGTGGGACATAAAACGGCTTCAGTGGTGATGGCGCAAGCTTTTGGCATCCCCGCTTTTCCGGTCGACACTCACATCCATCGCTTGATGTATCGCTGGGGTTTATCAAATGGTAAGAGTGTTGAGCAAACCGAGCGCGATGCCAAACGATTGTTCCCGAAAGAAAAATGGAATGACCTGCACCTGCAGATTATCTATTACGGACGGGAATACTGTCCGGCCCGAGGATTCTCGTTGGACAAGTGCATCATCACCCG includes these proteins:
- the uvrB gene encoding excinuclease ABC subunit UvrB — its product is MTRGFELKSKYQPAGDQPQAIDALVEGLGYGLAHQTLLGVTGSGKTFTMANIIEKVQRPTLILAHNKTLAAQLYGEMKEFFPNNAVEYFVSYYDYYQPEAYVPTTDTFIEKDASINDHIEQMRLSATKALMERRDVVIVSSVSAIYGLGDPESCMKMLLHLRQGDIMDQRDILRRLAELQYKRNDVNFERGTFRVRGDVIDIFPADSEKQGVRVELFDEEIERIQLFDPLTGTIEKQVARATVFPKTHYVTPREKILAAIERIKVELKERQAQLKEVNKLIEEQRITQRTQFDIEMMTELGYCSGIENYSRYLSGRDPGEPPPTLIDYFPADGLMFIDESHVTVSQIGAMYKGDRSRKETLVEYGFRLPSALDNRPLKFEEFETFSPQTIYVSATPGKYELEKSSGDVVEQVVRPTGLVDPELEIRPVGTQVDDLLSEIHKRVKVNERVLVTTLTKRMAEDLSDYLNEHQVKVRYLHSDIDTVERMEIIRDLRLGKFDVLVGINLLREGLDMPEVSLVAILDADKEGFLRSDRSLIQTIGRAARNINGKAILYADSITGSMQRAIDETNRRREKQEAFNEENGITPQPLHKPVTDVMDMGSDGEGTTHELAAEPPGQYNLDPKSLMAEIARLEKQMFEHAQNLEFEQAAAVRDQVEALRSQVVQRS
- a CDS encoding MATE family efflux transporter; translated protein: MTIPVVYGMILLMTFGLVDTFFVSLLGTEQLAAISFTFPVTFTVISLNIGLGIGTSATIARLMGAGDKSTAHGVGTGALILSFIMASVLAIIGFISIEPIFTLLGASEAEMPYIKDYMLVWYGAGIFLSLPMVGNAVLRANGDTKTPSMIMALGGAINAILDPILIFGWGPIPAMGIQGAALATLIAWAIGSGQIIHLLAFKRKLIMPRMLSFSELREYSRNILKIGVPAAGANMLTPIANGVMTAIVAGYGSAAVASWGVGGRIESIASIMILALSMTLPPFISQNYGASKINRVKDAYVICLKFVLFWQFAVFLVMWFLAPFIAQIFAQEKEVVNLIQLFLMIVPIGYGLQGIIILTNSSFNAMHKPMSALLLSVIRLFVFFVPISWLGSLLFELKGMFWMGVLANFLTATVAFLWFRKLLNEEMDSISSNDTGISDTAS
- the rsxA gene encoding electron transport complex subunit RsxA; the encoded protein is MTEFLLLLLSTVLVNNFVLVQFLGLCPFMGVSSKLETAIGMSMATTFVLTLASVCSYLVEQYVLFPLGLTYLRTLSFILVIAVVVQFTEMVVNKTSPTLYRLLGIFLPLITTNCAVLGVALLNIKEQHSFVESVLYGFGAAIGFSVVLVLFSAMRERLAAADVPVPFKGAAIAMVTAGLMSLAFMGFSGLVKFS
- the rsxB gene encoding electron transport complex subunit RsxB; this encodes MSFIAITLLALLFGALLGYAAIRFRVESDPLVDQIDEILPQTQCGQCGYPGCKPYAEAIANGDDINKCPPGGETTIKKLAELMGVEAKPLDAAHGEEDVKKVAYIREDECIGCTKCIQACPVDAIVGATRQMHTVIVDECTGCDLCVAPCPVDCIDMVPVKETEKNWRWQLNAIPIKEVK
- the rsxC gene encoding electron transport complex subunit RsxC, which translates into the protein MLTDIIAKIKKGQFWQFPGGVNPPGKKSLSNEQEIERLPLADKLYIPVKQHVGVAGRVSVEINQRVLKGQQLTHSMNPFAVPVHAPTSGTIVSVEDHVSNSPSGIEEKTIVLQPDGQEEWIDLKPLSDYQSLPRVSLVEEICSAGIAGMGGAGFPAHIKLSSGKNIEFLIINGVECEPYITSDDRLMREHAWQIRQGIDVLCHILKPQQVLIAIEDNKPEAFAAMEIAFQDNSNYLLCAVETKYPAGGEKQLIQVLTGKEVPSRGLPVDIGIIMHNVGTCFAIADAVFSGKPLIERVVTLTGEAIERPQNAWLPIGTPVGHAIEQASYISEKQAQRRIIMGGPMMGYTLHSDLVPVVKTTNCLLVPADTEMPTPGEELPCIRCGACADACPAGLLPQQLHWHAQSKEFDKAKELNLFDCIECGACAFVCPSNIPLVHSYRSAKAEIRIQEDEALKASKAKERFEARNARLEKEKQEREEKARQSAAARAERQKKKENQPDKPEAGTANDRVAAALARAKAKKAQQQTETASQQNEAADVQSSLTPSDQQDRVAAAIARAKAKKAQQAQATNAEDEQPSTSQTDAVKDTADARSPEPKDVTEPKDGAEVNPEEDKKARVAAAIARAKAKKLQNSAASSTPSSASDKAEEQQPELVLEEPGSDNTASDETVKAEISKQDKIAAAIARAKAKKAARAQSDNNTDDEN
- the rsxD gene encoding electron transport complex subunit RsxD; translation: MKLFLASSPHLRQKRSTQEIMQLVMLFAVPGIAVQTWFFGFGTLINILIACLVAVVTEVLILELRKKNFELAVKDSSALVTALLLGISIPPFAPWWMTAIGAFFAIAIAKQLYGGLGFNLFNPAMTAYVVLLISFPVQMTAWAPVMELSQISHNLMDALSITFTGYTTEGYSVLQLRTNIDGFTMATPLDEIKNQLNKGLTVPEITSSALFIDAGNIAAGFGKGWFWINIAFLLGGFLLLQFNLINWHLPVGMLAGLGLPALLAWLVSPDTNVSPLLHLFSGGTMLGAFFIITDPVTAATSNKGRIIFGFGVGLWVYIIRTWGGYPDAIAFSVLLMNMCVPVIDYYTRPRTYGHNQQSSAQRKSGSNK
- the rsxG gene encoding electron transport complex subunit RsxG, which codes for MIKGISRNGAILGGFTLATTMLIAITHWVTSPVIAKQVQSKALQTITEVFPANYWDNAIAQNCTVLNSPAGDEYKIYRSFLNQQPSGLVIEAVTKQGYGGNIKYLVSVIDNSKIGGVRVLEHKETPGLGDKIELRISDWIHAFDNQATAAVSRPDWAVKKDGGRFDQFTGATITPRALVNGVKDTVTFVQENYQAIFDLPNQCNAAKDTAND
- a CDS encoding electron transport complex subunit E; amino-acid sequence: MTEYQQLTWQGLWKNNAALVQLLGLCPLLAVTSSVVNALGLGIATTLVLIGSNCTVSLVRNLVPNEIRIPVFVLVIATFVTIVELLMQAYTYSLYQALGIFIPLIVTNCAIIGRAEAYASKNPLKQSAYDGFIMGMGFLIVLVLLGAMRELLGNGTLFDGMHLLLGEWARSLKLEIFTTDSPFLLAILPPGAFLGMGLLIALKNLLNDRVENAVEGPQTQKEVTRARVTSDA
- the nth gene encoding endonuclease III, which codes for MTPSLSKQEKVKAIVAILDELYPEVPIPLDHKDPYTLLVAVLLSAQCTDERANQITPKLFARADNPYDMVMLSIDEIKEIIKPCGLSPMKSKGIWHLSDMIIKQHNGQVPADFKALEAMPGVGHKTASVVMAQAFGIPAFPVDTHIHRLMYRWGLSNGKSVEQTERDAKRLFPKEKWNDLHLQIIYYGREYCPARGFSLDKCIITRQYGRKSFINEVLKAQSKKKK